In Halobaculum magnesiiphilum, the following proteins share a genomic window:
- a CDS encoding DUF7342 family protein — protein MTDRNPPDEFADVNESVGEEWEAETTPYERIRHVVAHTYSPVSADAVADDARTAPKTARKHLNTLADEGFVETTPGEQGGTLYRRSPESLVVEQAADILEHVSTDELVTRIQEMREQLTEYRSEFGVDSPEELAVNQTNQALSETGSPQDEIDPETIREWKTLRRNLAFANAALSIGNAEQFVDSDRRSTDDSVPA, from the coding sequence ATGACCGACCGAAACCCACCAGATGAGTTTGCAGACGTCAACGAATCGGTTGGTGAGGAATGGGAAGCAGAAACAACACCCTATGAGCGCATTCGACACGTCGTTGCGCATACGTACAGCCCCGTCTCAGCTGATGCCGTAGCTGACGATGCACGGACGGCTCCAAAGACCGCACGAAAGCACCTGAACACACTCGCAGACGAGGGGTTTGTCGAGACGACACCCGGCGAACAGGGTGGCACGCTCTATCGGCGCTCCCCTGAATCACTCGTCGTCGAACAGGCTGCCGACATTCTTGAGCACGTCTCGACCGATGAACTCGTCACCCGAATTCAGGAGATGCGCGAGCAGCTCACCGAGTATCGGTCCGAATTCGGTGTTGATTCCCCCGAAGAATTGGCGGTCAACCAGACGAACCAGGCGCTCAGCGAGACCGGATCCCCACAGGACGAGATCGACCCAGAGACCATTCGTGAGTGGAAGACGCTCCGTCGGAATCTCGCATTTGCGAACGCCGCCCTCTCGATCGGCAACGCCGAGCAATTCGTCGACAGTGACCGTCGGTCGACTGACGACAGCGTCCCTGCCTGA
- a CDS encoding nucleotidyl transferase AbiEii/AbiGii toxin family protein produces the protein MISEAQLRRLARQLDVRLGYAEKNYVNSWILWAIYTSPYGDNLLFKGGTALSKLYFPETWRYSEDLDFGVDGEYHGSEAELQSTLEDATIDFEVTKHRELQKEAYPTHYVDIDIQYDAVLGHKNTTSLDVMIDEYVAFDSVHHHHSYEDVPEFELTAYSLEEIFAEKLRALYQRSQARDYYDLYRMLTEADVDDSDILPAFTRKCEHDGLDIDLREGLPGEKRNEIRDGWQNTLPDLVADLPEFGPVYDTLEDYVDSLVDEQQR, from the coding sequence ATGATTTCCGAAGCGCAACTCCGACGGCTGGCCAGACAGCTGGATGTTCGACTTGGGTACGCGGAGAAGAACTACGTCAATTCGTGGATTCTGTGGGCGATTTACACGAGTCCCTACGGAGACAACCTGCTGTTCAAGGGCGGCACTGCGCTCAGCAAGTTGTATTTCCCAGAGACGTGGCGCTACTCGGAAGACCTCGATTTCGGTGTCGATGGAGAGTATCACGGGAGCGAAGCGGAGTTGCAAAGCACATTGGAAGACGCGACCATCGACTTCGAGGTGACCAAACACCGCGAACTGCAGAAAGAAGCGTATCCGACGCACTACGTTGATATCGATATTCAGTACGACGCTGTGCTCGGTCACAAGAACACGACAAGTCTGGACGTGATGATCGATGAATACGTGGCGTTTGACTCGGTCCATCATCATCACAGCTACGAGGATGTCCCGGAATTCGAGTTGACCGCGTACAGTCTGGAGGAAATCTTCGCAGAGAAGTTGCGAGCGCTCTATCAGCGGTCACAGGCGCGTGACTACTACGACCTGTATCGGATGCTTACGGAGGCTGACGTTGATGACTCGGATATTCTTCCGGCATTCACGCGGAAGTGTGAACACGACGGCCTGGACATTGACCTTCGGGAAGGGCTTCCCGGAGAGAAACGGAATGAGATTCGTGACGGCTGGCAGAACACGCTTCCCGATTTGGTTGCAGACCTCCCCGAGTTCGGTCCCGTGTATGACACACTCGAAGATTACGTCGATTCGCTAGTAGACGAGCAGCAACGCTAG
- a CDS encoding DUF7504 family protein, giving the protein MSSRRLDSFPESLSEGSTVIIASPGSPTENAVGLRILSQEGGPADTALVVTTTESVARTENRYKQLTTDLGGPALRIVDTVSEGQSLSAPYRETPVVFTPSAGDLERLVMALSELSQDPNGSHERRHLLIRSLTPILATASTDRVSRVLDRISGLRTRTGLSLFGLDYTAHDEDTLSALAEHADGILWVSSSTPEEISFEYESTDGRRGSATTETTEN; this is encoded by the coding sequence ATGAGTAGCCGTCGACTCGATTCGTTTCCGGAGAGCCTCAGCGAGGGATCGACCGTCATCATCGCGTCCCCAGGTTCTCCGACCGAGAACGCGGTAGGACTCCGGATTTTGAGTCAAGAAGGAGGACCCGCCGACACCGCACTCGTCGTCACGACGACCGAAAGTGTGGCCCGCACGGAGAACCGATACAAGCAACTCACCACGGACTTGGGTGGTCCCGCGCTCCGGATCGTCGATACAGTCTCAGAAGGTCAGTCTCTCTCAGCGCCATACAGGGAGACACCTGTAGTGTTTACACCCTCTGCCGGAGATCTAGAGCGGTTGGTGATGGCGCTCTCGGAACTGTCGCAGGATCCAAATGGGTCACACGAACGTCGACACCTACTCATCCGATCGCTTACGCCCATCCTCGCTACCGCGTCGACTGACCGTGTCAGTCGAGTTCTTGATCGGATCAGCGGGCTTCGTACCCGAACTGGACTCTCCTTGTTCGGCCTCGACTATACCGCCCACGATGAGGACACGCTGTCAGCGCTCGCAGAACACGCCGATGGAATCCTCTGGGTATCGTCTTCGACGCCGGAGGAAATTTCATTCGAGTATGAATCGACCGACGGTCGGCGCGGGTCGGCCACAACAGAAACAACCGAAAATTGA
- a CDS encoding MarR family transcriptional regulator has protein sequence MSSGTIDIDEFEDADPDEFEGRTDTERIVLFLDENDDRAWKAATIAAELELDTDAVSAILSRLKERGLVRHKRPYWAITDDEERLQAAYRLHEHHETAAEQYGEEQLEELQTDDMERVQ, from the coding sequence ATGTCGAGCGGCACCATCGATATCGACGAGTTTGAGGACGCCGATCCCGACGAATTCGAAGGGCGGACTGACACCGAGCGCATCGTGCTGTTTCTCGATGAAAACGACGACCGGGCGTGGAAGGCGGCGACAATCGCAGCAGAACTTGAACTGGATACCGACGCCGTCAGTGCGATTCTCTCACGACTCAAAGAACGCGGGCTCGTCCGACACAAGCGTCCGTACTGGGCGATAACGGACGATGAAGAGCGGCTGCAAGCTGCCTACCGGCTGCACGAGCATCACGAGACTGCAGCCGAGCAGTATGGCGAGGAGCAACTCGAAGAGCTCCAGACCGACGACATGGAGCGGGTGCAGTGA